One segment of Synechococcus sp. MU1617 DNA contains the following:
- the dnaK gene encoding molecular chaperone DnaK, protein MGKVVGIDLGTTNSCVSVMEGGKPTVIANAEGFRTTPSVVAYTKNQDQLVGQIAKRQAVMNPDNTFYSVKRFIGRRVDEVNEESKEVSYGVEKAGSNVKVKCPVLDKQFAPEEVSAQVLRKLAEDAGKYLGETVSQAVITVPAYFNDSQRQATKDAGKIAGLEVLRIINEPTAAALAYGLDKKSNERILVFDLGGGTFDVSVLEVGDGVFEVLSTAGDTHLGGDDFDKVIVDHLAETFKSNEGIDLRQDKQALQRLTEAAEKAKVELSNATQSEINLPFITATPEGPKHLDLTLTRAKFEELASKLIDRCAMPVEQALKDAKLSSGELDEIVMVGGSTRIPAVLELVKRITGKDPNQTVNPDEVVAVGAAIQGGVLAGEVKDILLLDVTPLSLGVETLGGVMTKMITRNTTVPTKKTETYSTAVDGQTNVEIHVLQGEREMASDNKSLGTFRLDGIPPAPRGVPQIEVTFDIDANGILSVTAKDKGSGKEQSISITGASTLSDSEVDKMVKDAEANASADKEKREKIDLKNQAETLVYQAEKQMGELGDKVDADAKAKLEEKRLKLKEATEKDDYDAMKTLLEELQQELYTVGASVYQQEGAAAGAPGADAGAGANAGGGDASDDVIDAEFTETK, encoded by the coding sequence ATGGGCAAGGTTGTCGGCATTGACCTTGGCACTACGAACAGCTGTGTTTCCGTGATGGAGGGCGGTAAGCCCACCGTGATCGCGAACGCCGAGGGCTTCCGGACCACGCCCTCCGTGGTTGCATACACCAAGAACCAGGATCAGCTGGTGGGTCAGATCGCCAAACGTCAGGCGGTGATGAACCCAGACAACACCTTTTATTCCGTCAAGCGTTTCATCGGCCGTCGGGTTGATGAGGTGAATGAGGAGTCGAAAGAAGTGAGCTACGGAGTTGAGAAGGCTGGCTCCAACGTGAAGGTGAAGTGCCCGGTTCTCGATAAGCAATTCGCGCCTGAAGAGGTTTCCGCTCAGGTGCTGCGCAAACTGGCTGAGGACGCCGGTAAGTACCTCGGCGAAACCGTTAGCCAAGCGGTTATCACCGTTCCGGCTTACTTCAACGACTCCCAGCGCCAGGCCACCAAAGACGCCGGAAAGATCGCTGGCCTTGAGGTGCTGCGCATCATCAACGAGCCCACCGCCGCGGCTCTGGCCTACGGCCTCGACAAGAAGAGCAACGAGCGCATCCTGGTCTTCGACCTGGGCGGCGGCACCTTCGACGTCTCTGTTCTGGAAGTTGGCGACGGCGTGTTTGAGGTGTTGTCCACCGCTGGTGACACCCACCTCGGCGGTGACGACTTCGACAAAGTGATCGTTGATCACCTGGCCGAGACGTTCAAATCCAACGAAGGCATCGATCTGCGTCAGGACAAGCAGGCCCTGCAACGCCTCACCGAAGCCGCTGAAAAAGCGAAGGTCGAGCTGTCCAACGCCACCCAGAGCGAGATCAACCTGCCGTTCATCACGGCCACACCTGAGGGTCCCAAGCACCTCGATCTCACTCTTACCCGCGCCAAGTTCGAGGAACTGGCCTCGAAGCTGATCGACCGCTGCGCCATGCCTGTGGAGCAGGCGCTCAAGGACGCCAAGTTGTCCTCCGGTGAGCTGGACGAAATCGTGATGGTGGGTGGTTCCACCCGCATCCCGGCTGTGCTCGAACTGGTCAAGCGCATCACCGGTAAAGACCCCAACCAGACGGTGAACCCCGATGAGGTGGTGGCTGTCGGTGCTGCCATTCAGGGCGGTGTTTTGGCCGGCGAGGTAAAGGACATCCTTCTGCTCGACGTCACGCCCCTCTCCCTGGGTGTTGAAACCCTCGGCGGTGTGATGACCAAGATGATCACCCGCAACACCACGGTTCCCACCAAGAAGACCGAGACCTACTCCACGGCTGTGGATGGTCAGACCAATGTGGAAATTCACGTGCTCCAGGGTGAGCGCGAGATGGCGTCCGACAACAAGTCACTTGGAACCTTCCGTCTCGATGGCATCCCCCCGGCTCCCCGGGGCGTGCCTCAGATCGAAGTGACCTTCGACATCGACGCCAACGGCATTCTCAGCGTCACCGCCAAGGACAAGGGCAGTGGCAAGGAGCAGTCCATCTCGATCACCGGTGCGTCGACCCTCTCGGATTCCGAGGTCGACAAGATGGTCAAGGACGCCGAGGCCAATGCCAGCGCTGATAAGGAGAAGCGCGAGAAGATTGACCTTAAGAACCAGGCCGAAACCCTCGTCTACCAAGCTGAAAAGCAGATGGGCGAACTGGGCGACAAGGTCGATGCCGACGCCAAGGCGAAGCTGGAGGAGAAGCGCCTCAAGCTCAAGGAAGCCACCGAGAAGGACGATTACGACGCGATGAAGACTCTGCTGGAGGAATTGCAGCAGGAGCTCTACACCGTGGGTGCTTCCGTCTACCAGCAGGAAGGGGCTGCAGCTGGTGCGCCTGGTGCTGATGCCGGTGCTGGTGCCAACGCCGGTGGTGGCGACGCCAGTGACGATGTCATCGATGCAGAGTTCACCGAGACCAAGTGA
- a CDS encoding shikimate dehydrogenase, with the protein MINGGTSLVGLLGNPVSHSLSPVMQNAALESMGLNWRYLALPCESESLDQVLKGLRAVGCQGLNITIPHKQAIAELCEELSPLAQRLGAVNTLIPGTGGGWFGTNTDVEGFLAPLGANDAWAGRDAVVIGCGGSARAVVAGLQTLNLSSITVVGRRSEALQAFITDLQQGHAPLTACLDNAVQLNESVAQAALVVNTTPVGMAQHGDPEAMPLGAELWSGLNGEAVLYDLIYTPRPTSWLAAGQQRGHRCIDGLEMLVQQGAASLRLWSDRNDVPVVAMRSAAVTALAA; encoded by the coding sequence ATGATCAACGGCGGCACCAGCCTTGTGGGCCTGCTTGGCAATCCAGTGAGCCACTCGCTTTCACCAGTGATGCAGAACGCAGCCCTCGAAAGCATGGGGCTCAACTGGCGCTACCTGGCCCTGCCCTGCGAAAGCGAAAGCCTTGATCAGGTGTTGAAGGGTCTCAGGGCCGTGGGCTGCCAGGGCCTCAACATCACCATCCCCCACAAACAAGCCATCGCCGAACTCTGCGAGGAGCTGAGCCCGTTGGCGCAACGACTCGGTGCCGTCAACACCCTGATCCCAGGGACAGGCGGTGGCTGGTTCGGCACCAACACCGACGTGGAGGGCTTTCTGGCACCCCTCGGTGCCAACGACGCCTGGGCAGGACGCGATGCCGTGGTGATCGGCTGCGGCGGATCAGCTCGAGCAGTGGTCGCCGGTCTGCAGACCCTGAACCTCAGCAGCATCACCGTTGTGGGACGGCGAAGCGAGGCACTGCAAGCCTTTATTACTGATCTGCAGCAGGGCCACGCCCCTCTGACGGCCTGTCTCGACAACGCTGTTCAGCTCAACGAGAGCGTGGCTCAAGCGGCTCTCGTTGTGAACACCACCCCGGTGGGCATGGCACAGCACGGTGACCCCGAAGCGATGCCGTTGGGGGCCGAACTCTGGTCAGGCCTGAACGGAGAGGCGGTGTTGTACGACCTGATCTACACCCCAAGGCCCACCAGCTGGCTCGCCGCTGGGCAACAACGGGGCCATCGCTGCATCGATGGCCTTGAGATGCTGGTGCAGCAGGGCGCTGCATCGCTGCGGCTCTGGAGTGATCGCAATGACGTTCCTGTCGTGGCGATGCGAAGCGCCGCCGTGACTGCGCTTGCGGCCTAA
- a CDS encoding Tic20 family protein, translating to MRPKVQTIPSSTVQIPLWQRLLAPLVYLLPWSDAIPFGLGADGVFNQIPLLRLLIVPAVPLIQLDRGVPFGGLLLFFVLFLAVVRNPAVPYFLRFNTLQALLTDIVIVVLSFAFGILLQPIAGGSLLLGTLSSTIVVAVLAILLFALVECWRGREPDLPGISQAVRMQLY from the coding sequence TTGCGGCCTAAGGTCCAAACAATCCCTAGCTCCACCGTGCAGATTCCCCTCTGGCAGCGGCTGCTTGCACCGCTGGTGTACCTGCTCCCCTGGAGTGATGCCATTCCGTTTGGCCTCGGGGCTGACGGCGTGTTCAACCAGATCCCGTTGCTGAGGCTGCTGATCGTTCCAGCGGTACCGCTGATCCAATTGGATCGGGGAGTTCCCTTCGGTGGCCTGCTGCTCTTCTTCGTGCTGTTTCTGGCGGTAGTGCGGAATCCAGCCGTTCCTTACTTCCTGCGCTTCAACACGCTGCAGGCCCTGCTCACCGACATCGTGATCGTTGTGCTCAGCTTCGCGTTTGGCATCCTGCTGCAACCGATTGCTGGGGGCAGCCTGCTTCTGGGCACCCTCTCCAGCACGATCGTGGTGGCGGTGCTGGCGATCCTTCTGTTCGCCCTGGTGGAGTGCTGGCGCGGGCGCGAACCTGATCTGCCCGGCATCAGCCAGGCCGTACGCATGCAGCTCTACTGA
- the rpsF gene encoding 30S ribosomal protein S6, with product MTHDPYYETMYILRPDIPEEEVESHVTKYRDMLVEAGADVLDNQMRGKRRLAYPIAKHKEGIYVQLSHNGDGQQVAVLEKAMRLSEDVIRYLTVKQDGPLPAPRVMPGSEAAQQQQAEAAASAD from the coding sequence ATGACGCACGATCCGTATTACGAAACCATGTACATCCTTCGTCCGGACATTCCGGAGGAGGAAGTTGAAAGCCACGTCACCAAGTACCGCGACATGCTCGTGGAAGCTGGTGCCGACGTTCTGGATAACCAGATGCGTGGCAAGCGCCGTCTGGCCTACCCCATTGCGAAGCACAAGGAAGGCATTTACGTGCAGCTGAGCCACAACGGCGATGGCCAGCAAGTTGCTGTGCTCGAGAAAGCGATGCGTCTCAGTGAAGACGTGATCCGCTATCTGACCGTGAAGCAGGACGGCCCCCTTCCCGCACCTCGGGTGATGCCGGGCAGCGAAGCTGCTCAACAGCAACAAGCCGAAGCCGCTGCATCAGCTGACTGA
- a CDS encoding argininosuccinate synthase, producing the protein MGRAKKVVLAYSGGVDTSVCIPYLKQEWGVEDVITFAADLGQGDELEPIRQKALDAGASQSLVGDLIEPFIKDFAFPAIRANALYEGRYPLSTALARPLIAKRLVEVAREVGADAVAHGCTGKGNDQVRFDVAIAALAPDLKVLTPAREWGMSREETIAYGERCGLPAPVSKKSPYSIDLNLLGRSIEAGPLEDPMVAPPEEVFAMTRSVEAAPDVSEEIEIAFEAGNPVAINGQQLDPVALIREANRLAGTHGIGRLDMIENRVVGIKSREIYETPGLLLLIQAHQELESLTLAADVLRSKRQLEMQWADLVYQGLWFGPLKNALDGFMDRTQITVNGVVRLRLHKGTATVTGRGSADSSLYVPEMASYGSEDQFDHRAAEGFIYIWGLPTRLWSASQRRSS; encoded by the coding sequence ATGGGCCGCGCCAAGAAGGTGGTACTCGCCTATTCCGGGGGAGTGGATACCAGTGTTTGCATCCCCTACCTCAAGCAGGAATGGGGTGTGGAGGATGTGATCACATTTGCCGCTGATCTCGGCCAGGGCGATGAACTGGAGCCGATTCGTCAGAAAGCGCTAGATGCCGGTGCCAGTCAGTCGCTGGTGGGAGATCTGATCGAGCCCTTCATTAAGGATTTCGCTTTTCCGGCGATTCGTGCCAACGCCCTCTATGAAGGCCGTTACCCCCTCTCCACGGCCCTGGCGAGGCCTCTGATCGCGAAGCGCCTGGTGGAGGTGGCCAGGGAAGTGGGTGCCGATGCTGTCGCCCATGGATGCACAGGCAAGGGCAACGATCAGGTGCGTTTCGATGTGGCCATCGCTGCGTTGGCACCGGATCTCAAGGTGCTCACCCCAGCCCGTGAGTGGGGCATGAGCCGTGAGGAGACCATCGCCTATGGCGAACGCTGTGGTCTGCCCGCACCGGTGAGCAAGAAGTCGCCCTACTCGATCGACCTCAATCTGCTGGGCCGCAGCATTGAGGCAGGACCCCTCGAAGACCCGATGGTGGCTCCGCCGGAGGAGGTGTTTGCGATGACGCGATCGGTGGAGGCTGCTCCGGATGTCTCTGAAGAGATCGAGATTGCTTTTGAAGCAGGCAATCCTGTGGCGATCAACGGTCAGCAGCTGGACCCCGTGGCTTTGATCCGTGAAGCCAACCGTCTGGCGGGCACCCATGGCATTGGCCGCCTCGACATGATCGAGAACCGGGTGGTGGGGATCAAATCCCGGGAGATCTATGAAACGCCCGGGCTGTTGCTGCTGATCCAGGCCCACCAGGAACTGGAAAGCCTGACCCTGGCTGCCGATGTGCTGCGCAGCAAGCGGCAATTGGAAATGCAGTGGGCTGACCTCGTCTACCAGGGGCTTTGGTTTGGCCCCCTCAAGAATGCTTTGGACGGCTTCATGGACCGCACCCAGATCACCGTCAATGGTGTCGTTCGTCTCCGGCTGCACAAAGGAACGGCCACGGTCACCGGACGCGGCTCAGCAGACAGCAGTCTGTACGTCCCCGAAATGGCCTCCTACGGCAGTGAGGATCAGTTCGATCACCGCGCTGCAGAGGGCTTTATTTACATCTGGGGTCTGCCAACCCGACTCTGGTCAGCATCCCAGCGCCGTTCAAGCTGA
- a CDS encoding DUF3134 domain-containing protein yields the protein MSALVDLNALDSVNPSLTRYGRRDPAPVLPLREEPDLLSWLETSGRLVADEESGSPEVSTVEEEELSALMGEKEDYNKDDEQNEEQWED from the coding sequence ATGAGCGCTCTGGTTGATTTAAACGCCCTGGACAGCGTCAACCCGTCCCTCACCCGCTACGGGCGCCGCGACCCTGCGCCCGTGCTGCCCCTGCGTGAGGAGCCCGACCTCCTGTCCTGGCTCGAAACCAGCGGTCGTCTCGTTGCCGACGAAGAATCCGGATCACCTGAAGTGAGCACCGTCGAAGAGGAAGAACTCTCTGCGCTCATGGGCGAGAAAGAGGATTACAACAAGGATGACGAGCAAAACGAGGAGCAGTGGGAGGACTGA
- the mraY gene encoding phospho-N-acetylmuramoyl-pentapeptide-transferase: protein MLVVLMTSFAADKWITNAQLSLPLLISAVCATATAALGIPLLRRLKMGQFIRVEGPKAHQSKAGTPTMGGLLVVPVGVILGSLITRDAVASQQLLSLAGLTLAFMLIGGIDDWSSLTKHTNTGLTAQGKLLLQAMAAAAFLAIAAWQGWISSSIALPFGLELPLGLLIWPLGLFVVLAESNATNLTDGLDGLASGCGALVFTGLALQLMLRGDNGDPALAGFCMAMAGAWLGFLVHNRNPARAFMGDTGSLAMGAALSGVALLSNSLWPLLVMGGVFVAESLSVIIQVWVFKATKGPDGQGRRVFRMAPLHHHFELGGANERSVVPAFWLVTAGLVVLGLALRP from the coding sequence ATGCTGGTGGTCTTGATGACCAGCTTTGCAGCCGACAAATGGATCACCAATGCGCAACTGAGCCTGCCGCTCTTGATTTCAGCGGTCTGCGCAACAGCGACTGCAGCCTTGGGCATTCCCCTTCTGCGTCGCTTGAAGATGGGGCAGTTCATCCGTGTGGAAGGCCCCAAAGCCCATCAGAGCAAGGCGGGAACCCCAACGATGGGGGGCCTTCTTGTGGTTCCCGTTGGGGTCATTCTCGGGAGCTTGATCACACGGGACGCCGTGGCGTCGCAACAACTGCTCAGCCTGGCCGGACTCACCTTGGCGTTCATGCTGATCGGCGGCATCGATGACTGGAGCAGCCTCACCAAACACACCAATACAGGCCTGACAGCACAAGGGAAATTGCTGCTGCAAGCCATGGCGGCGGCTGCCTTTCTTGCCATCGCTGCCTGGCAGGGCTGGATCAGCAGCAGCATTGCTTTGCCCTTTGGCCTTGAACTGCCGTTGGGACTGCTGATCTGGCCGCTGGGGCTGTTTGTCGTTCTGGCGGAGAGCAACGCCACCAACCTCACCGATGGCCTGGATGGCTTGGCCAGCGGCTGCGGAGCACTGGTGTTTACGGGTCTGGCACTTCAACTGATGCTGCGAGGAGACAACGGAGATCCCGCCTTGGCTGGCTTCTGCATGGCCATGGCCGGGGCATGGCTTGGGTTTCTCGTGCACAACCGAAACCCAGCTCGAGCCTTCATGGGCGACACGGGATCCCTGGCGATGGGGGCCGCCCTCAGCGGTGTGGCCCTGTTGTCCAACAGCCTCTGGCCCCTGCTGGTAATGGGAGGCGTCTTCGTGGCGGAATCCCTCTCCGTGATCATCCAGGTTTGGGTGTTTAAGGCCACGAAAGGCCCTGATGGGCAAGGGCGACGCGTGTTCCGCATGGCGCCACTCCATCACCATTTTGAGCTGGGGGGCGCCAATGAACGAAGCGTGGTGCCTGCGTTCTGGCTTGTCACAGCAGGGCTTGTCGTTCTCGGACTGGCTCTGCGTCCCTGA
- a CDS encoding M23 family metallopeptidase, whose product MLGLFAALLVPMSGVVTQGVEQDHPALDISCRVGRPVRAAHDGVGRSRWTATHGWTFHLAGAGVKTRYSHLNAGAPAGSYDRGEIIGLCGNTGRWSTGPHLHFEAEPLHLLDVLESPNAEQLKSMEQSPQWRQRSVEASR is encoded by the coding sequence TTGCTCGGTCTGTTTGCCGCGTTGCTTGTGCCGATGTCGGGTGTGGTGACCCAAGGCGTCGAACAGGACCATCCAGCCTTGGACATCTCCTGCCGTGTTGGTCGCCCTGTGCGTGCCGCTCATGACGGGGTCGGTCGGAGTCGCTGGACAGCGACCCACGGATGGACGTTTCATCTGGCTGGGGCAGGCGTCAAGACGCGTTACAGCCATCTCAATGCTGGTGCCCCAGCAGGCTCCTACGACCGCGGCGAGATCATTGGTCTTTGCGGGAACACGGGCCGTTGGTCGACAGGTCCTCATCTGCATTTCGAAGCAGAACCCCTGCATCTCCTGGACGTGCTCGAGAGCCCCAACGCAGAGCAGTTGAAATCGATGGAGCAATCGCCTCAATGGCGTCAGCGCTCGGTGGAAGCGAGCCGCTAA
- a CDS encoding alpha/beta hydrolase: MRRALLFTGAGLMVAAAGLPSFAAPKQTARTVTNGFVRSNVLLPIGGKKAVSNPVPEDLSDLSGWTREELEVGLEKQYDVDVADVTRFLYSTEGEAFLKESINGNYHPYYSQQNDLQAVRSAIILDAEDGQLSSYGMMAKLPTDQRLQGAMKVCNADVQGDFHKDTSLLSWYMNTPACIQAYTAKAPEPAPAAPVQGLW; the protein is encoded by the coding sequence ATGCGCAGAGCACTTCTCTTCACCGGCGCCGGACTGATGGTCGCCGCTGCTGGACTTCCCAGCTTCGCCGCTCCCAAGCAAACCGCCCGCACCGTCACCAACGGTTTCGTGCGCTCCAACGTGCTGTTGCCCATCGGTGGCAAAAAAGCCGTCTCCAATCCCGTTCCTGAAGATCTGAGCGATCTGTCCGGTTGGACCCGTGAAGAACTCGAGGTGGGTCTGGAGAAGCAGTACGACGTCGACGTTGCAGACGTCACCCGCTTCCTCTACTCAACTGAAGGCGAGGCTTTCCTGAAAGAAAGCATCAACGGCAACTATCACCCGTACTACAGCCAGCAGAACGATCTGCAGGCCGTTCGCAGTGCCATCATCCTTGATGCTGAAGATGGCCAGCTTTCCAGCTACGGAATGATGGCCAAGCTGCCGACCGACCAGCGCCTGCAAGGTGCCATGAAGGTCTGCAATGCCGATGTGCAAGGTGATTTCCACAAGGACACCTCACTGCTCAGCTGGTACATGAACACCCCGGCCTGCATCCAGGCCTACACCGCCAAGGCCCCCGAGCCCGCTCCCGCTGCTCCCGTTCAGGGACTCTGGTGA
- a CDS encoding L,D-transpeptidase gives MLRATLLAVLAGACLQLGPAQARSADPIPPVAPWLSDAEALALLPAAVRSRSTKQLVLHRSSRQLILLEQGQLRLRVPAAVGTQGWETPLGEHRVLFKAVDPVWRHPGTGALVPPGGRNPLGSRWIAFYQDCSNPGGWDGEKVVQVRGCSHVGLHGTPHRWTVGRAVSHGCVRLYDEHIQRVFDLVDVGTPVVVLP, from the coding sequence GTGCTTCGGGCGACGTTGTTGGCGGTTTTGGCTGGAGCCTGTCTCCAGCTCGGGCCTGCCCAGGCCAGGTCTGCGGATCCCATTCCACCGGTTGCCCCCTGGCTTAGTGATGCGGAGGCGCTGGCCTTGTTGCCTGCTGCTGTTCGTTCCCGTTCCACCAAGCAGCTGGTGCTGCATCGTTCCAGCCGTCAGCTGATCCTGCTGGAGCAGGGACAGCTTCGTTTGCGTGTGCCTGCTGCGGTCGGCACGCAAGGCTGGGAAACGCCTCTCGGTGAGCATCGGGTGCTATTCAAAGCGGTGGATCCCGTCTGGCGGCATCCAGGCACCGGTGCTTTGGTTCCCCCCGGCGGTAGAAATCCCCTGGGATCCCGCTGGATTGCTTTCTATCAGGACTGTTCCAATCCCGGTGGTTGGGATGGCGAAAAGGTGGTGCAGGTTCGCGGCTGCTCCCACGTCGGCTTGCACGGCACGCCCCATCGTTGGACCGTTGGACGGGCCGTGTCCCATGGATGTGTTCGCCTCTACGACGAACACATCCAGAGGGTCTTTGACCTTGTGGATGTGGGGACGCCGGTGGTGGTTCTGCCTTGA
- the purT gene encoding formate-dependent phosphoribosylglycinamide formyltransferase: protein MPSFPRTVMLLGSGELGKEVAIAAQRLGCQVIACDRYDGAPAMQVADVAEVLPMTDADALLEVVRRHQPDVVIPEIEALAVHALAELEQEGITVIPTARATAVTMNRDRIRDLAAGELGLRTARFAYASSAEELTAVAEPLGWPVVVKPVMSSSGKGQSVVACADDLPKAWEAAMAGARGTSTQVIVEEFLHFDLEITLLTIRQRNGETLFCAPIGHEQEGGDYQCSWQPAQLTDQQLRQAQAMAKTVTDNLGGAGLFGVEFFLCGDEVIFSELSPRPHDTGLVTLISQNLSEFELHLRAVLGLPIPTITAADAAASRVILSQTKMDSVAFEGVEQALTEADTQLLLFGKPTARPGRRMGVALARGGDRKEAQAKADRAAACVTVIPGSTAA, encoded by the coding sequence ATGCCGTCGTTTCCACGCACCGTGATGCTGCTGGGCAGCGGGGAGCTGGGCAAGGAAGTGGCCATTGCTGCCCAACGGCTTGGCTGCCAGGTGATCGCCTGTGATCGCTATGACGGGGCCCCGGCCATGCAGGTGGCTGACGTGGCCGAAGTGCTGCCGATGACCGATGCCGATGCCTTGCTTGAGGTGGTCAGGCGCCACCAACCCGACGTGGTGATCCCAGAAATCGAAGCACTCGCCGTCCATGCCCTGGCGGAACTCGAACAAGAGGGAATCACCGTGATTCCAACGGCCCGTGCGACGGCCGTCACGATGAACCGAGACCGCATCCGCGACCTGGCGGCCGGCGAACTCGGTCTCCGCACCGCCCGGTTCGCCTATGCCTCCAGCGCTGAGGAACTCACAGCGGTGGCGGAACCTCTGGGCTGGCCCGTCGTGGTGAAACCGGTGATGAGTTCCTCCGGCAAAGGCCAGAGCGTGGTGGCTTGTGCGGACGATCTACCCAAAGCCTGGGAGGCCGCCATGGCCGGCGCACGGGGCACCTCAACCCAAGTGATCGTGGAGGAATTTCTCCATTTTGATCTGGAGATCACCCTGCTCACCATCCGTCAGCGCAATGGCGAAACCCTGTTCTGTGCACCGATCGGCCACGAACAGGAAGGAGGGGACTATCAGTGCAGCTGGCAGCCGGCGCAACTGACCGACCAACAACTGCGTCAGGCCCAGGCCATGGCCAAGACCGTCACCGACAACCTGGGCGGTGCCGGCCTCTTCGGTGTGGAATTTTTCCTCTGTGGCGATGAGGTGATTTTTTCCGAATTGTCTCCACGGCCGCACGACACAGGCCTGGTCACCCTGATCAGCCAGAACCTGAGCGAATTCGAACTGCACCTGCGCGCTGTTCTCGGTCTGCCGATCCCCACCATCACGGCAGCTGATGCCGCCGCCAGCCGAGTGATCCTGTCCCAAACAAAAATGGACTCCGTCGCTTTTGAAGGGGTCGAACAAGCGCTCACGGAAGCTGACACCCAATTGCTGCTGTTCGGCAAGCCCACGGCCCGCCCCGGTCGGCGGATGGGTGTAGCCCTGGCAAGGGGAGGAGATCGGAAGGAAGCACAAGCCAAGGCCGACAGGGCAGCCGCCTGTGTAACCGTGATCCCAGGATCAACGGCTGCCTGA